The Variovorax sp. S12S4 genome includes the window CGTGTGCGCGGATCGGCGCGATCCATTGCGTGGTTTTCGGCGGCTTTGCCAGCGGCTCGCTGGCGGCGCGCATCGAGGACGCAGAACCCAAGGTGGTGGTGAGCGCCGATGCCGGCTCGCGCGGCGGCAAGGTCATTGCGTACAAGCCGCTGCTCGACGAGGCCATCCGGATTTCGAAGCACAAGCCGGCGGCCGTGCTGCTGACCGATCGCGGCCTGGCCCCCATGACGCTCACCGCCGGCCGCGACCATCTGGCTGCCGAGCTGAACCTGAAGCACGGCGGCACCGAGGTGCCGTGCACCTGGCTGGCCGCTACCGACATCAGCTACACCATTTATACGAGCGGCACCACCGGCAAGCCGAAGGGCGTGCAGCGCGATGTCGGCGGCTACGCGGTGGCGCTGGCCGCCAGCATGAAGCACATCTTTGACGGACGGCCGGGCGAAACCTATTTTTCGACCAGCGACATCGGCTGGGTGGTGGGGCATAGCTACATCGTCTACGGGCCGCTGATCGGCGGCATGGCCACCCTGATGTACGAGGGCCTGCCCACGCAGGGCATCGACAAGCAGCCCGACGGCGGCATCTGGTGGCGCCTGGTCGAAAAGTACAAGGTGACGGTGATGTTCAGCGCGCCCACCGCGGTGCGCGTGCTCAAGAAGCAAGACCCGGCGCTGCTGAAAAAGTACGACCTGTCGAGCCTGCGCGCGCTGTTCCTGGCGGGCGAACCGCTCGACGAGCCCACCGCGCGGTGGATTGCCGACGGACTGGGCGTGCCGATCATCGACAACTATTGGCAGACCGAATCTGGCTGGCCGATCATCACCATTGCCAACGGCGTCGAGAAAAAGCCGAGCAAGTTTGGCAGCCCCGGCGTGCCGATGTACGGCTTTCGCGTGAAGATCCTGCACGAGTCCACCGGCGAGGAGCTGACCGGCGCCAACGAGAAGGGCGTGGTCGTGATCGAAGGCCCTACGCCGCCGGGCTTCATGCAAACCGTGTGGAAAGACGACAAGCGCTTCGTCGACACCTATTGGAAATCCATACCCGACAAGATGGTCTATTCGACCTTCGACTGGGGCATTCGCGACGAAGACGGCTACTTCTACATCCTCGGCCGCACCGACGACGTGATCAACGTGGCCGGCCACCGCCTCGGCACGCGCGAGATCGAGGAAAGCATCTCGGGCCACGCAGGCGTGGCCGAGGTGGCGGTGGTCGGCGTGGCCGACGCGCTCAAGGGGCAGGTGGCCATGGCGTTTGTCGTTCCCCGGGACGGCGGGGCGGTTACCAATGCCGATGCGGCGCTGAAGCTCGAGGGCGAGATCATGAAAGTGGTGGCCGACCAGCTCGGCGCACTGGCACGGCCGGCGCGCGTGCGCTTTGTGAACGGGCTGCCCAAAACCCGCAGCGGCAAGCTGCTGCGGCGGGCCATCCAGGCCGTGTGCGAGCAGCGCGACCCGGGCGACCTGACCACCATCGACGACCCCGCCACGCTGCAGCAGATCAAACAACTACTTTCTTCTGACTGAATGAGCAAGGCCTATCTTGCGAAGTTGCGCCGAGCCGTCATATGTCTGACGTGGCACAATGCCAAGGTACTCAGGCCCTTCCCCAGCCACAGTCGCATCCGCCAACCGGTTCAGCCGTGTCGCGGAAGGTTTCTTAACCAGCTAGTGCTTCCTTCAGGGAAGCGAAGGTCAGCGGAATATGAGCGATTCATCTACGCCATCG containing:
- a CDS encoding propionate--CoA ligase produces the protein MAGTDFHNQETSQMSRYEEFYRQSVDAPEAFWAEQARLIDWKTPPVQVLDASQPPFARWFVGGTTNLCHNAVDRHLAARGDQPALIFVSTETGTERTYSFRELHAEVQRTAASLVELGVGKGDRVLIYMPMIPEAAFAMLACARIGAIHCVVFGGFASGSLAARIEDAEPKVVVSADAGSRGGKVIAYKPLLDEAIRISKHKPAAVLLTDRGLAPMTLTAGRDHLAAELNLKHGGTEVPCTWLAATDISYTIYTSGTTGKPKGVQRDVGGYAVALAASMKHIFDGRPGETYFSTSDIGWVVGHSYIVYGPLIGGMATLMYEGLPTQGIDKQPDGGIWWRLVEKYKVTVMFSAPTAVRVLKKQDPALLKKYDLSSLRALFLAGEPLDEPTARWIADGLGVPIIDNYWQTESGWPIITIANGVEKKPSKFGSPGVPMYGFRVKILHESTGEELTGANEKGVVVIEGPTPPGFMQTVWKDDKRFVDTYWKSIPDKMVYSTFDWGIRDEDGYFYILGRTDDVINVAGHRLGTREIEESISGHAGVAEVAVVGVADALKGQVAMAFVVPRDGGAVTNADAALKLEGEIMKVVADQLGALARPARVRFVNGLPKTRSGKLLRRAIQAVCEQRDPGDLTTIDDPATLQQIKQLLSSD